In a single window of the Drosophila albomicans strain 15112-1751.03 unplaced genomic scaffold, ASM965048v2 utg000081l_pilon, whole genome shotgun sequence genome:
- the LOC127566251 gene encoding uncharacterized protein LOC127566251 has translation MGATTASNSADTGRQVYPPEPTDSVIRSTVSAAIAKAHATYRSSLQEGISASIRDEIRAGFLEFIKLMQETTRPQSDGSGCSRPASTQQKSMAETGAIPKVHKSEPEPPVQTIRGPLPRPDYLTSPEEVYDPHAAESPRQHAVRCWRRKDRIRHGN, from the exons ATGGGAGCCACAACTGCAAGTAATTCGGCGGATACGGGCCGACAAGTGTATCCACCAGAGCCGACGGACTCAGTCATCAGATCGACGGTGAGCGCGGCAATAGCGAAGGCTCATGCGACCTATCGGAGTTCGCTGCAGGAGGGAATTTCGGCATCGATACGCGATGAAATTCGTGCAGGCTTCCTGGAGTTTATAAAGCTGATGCAGGAGACCACCCGACCGCAGAGTGACGGTAGTGGTTGCAGTCGACCCGCCTCTACGCAGCAAAAGTCGATGGCAGAGACAGGAGCAATCCCGAAGGTTCACAAAAGTGAGCCGGAGCCGCCAGTGCAGACCATACGAGGACCGTTGCCGCGTCCTGACTATTTAACGAGCCCTGAAGAG GTGTACGATCCGCACGCGGCGGAATCCCCACGGCAACATGCAGTCAGATGCTGGAGACGGAAGGACCGAATAAGGCATGGAAACTGA